The following proteins are encoded in a genomic region of Streptococcus equi subsp. equi:
- a CDS encoding extracellular protein yields the protein MTYQKKLIAASMALASVFMLQTVHAAANNVQQVIDETYVQPDYVLGYSLSAEQREQTLALLHYNSASDNKLSTLNTTAYASIMNVADDPSLQLYSSVRIQKLGAKETLKVTIVTPENITKVTQDMYRNAAVTLGIEHANITVAAPIPVTGESALAGIYYSLEKNGAKVPEENKKLAQEELSTLSNINTENAGKTGYDADKLNVALTDIKAAVAKAGEGVNEEKVRQIVTETLDHYGLTKAVTPDQINLIINFALNLSNSGVISNENFTKTLNALKDSIVEKAGSTFKNINVNFDATEALKTGQGILQQIIDFFRGLIDSLMGN from the coding sequence ATGACTTATCAAAAGAAATTAATAGCAGCCAGTATGGCTTTGGCTTCGGTATTTATGCTTCAAACAGTACACGCTGCAGCTAATAATGTTCAACAGGTAATTGATGAAACCTATGTTCAGCCTGATTACGTTTTAGGCTATTCACTGTCTGCTGAGCAAAGAGAGCAAACCTTGGCCTTGCTTCACTACAATAGTGCTTCTGATAACAAATTAAGCACCCTAAATACAACTGCCTATGCTAGTATCATGAATGTAGCAGATGATCCGAGCCTACAGCTTTATTCCTCAGTTAGGATTCAAAAGCTGGGAGCTAAAGAAACGCTTAAGGTAACTATTGTAACACCTGAAAATATCACTAAGGTGACGCAAGATATGTATCGTAACGCCGCTGTGACCTTGGGCATTGAGCATGCCAATATTACTGTAGCTGCACCAATCCCAGTTACTGGAGAATCAGCTTTAGCCGGTATTTATTATTCACTCGAAAAAAATGGTGCCAAAGTCCCAGAGGAAAACAAGAAGCTGGCACAAGAGGAGCTATCAACCCTATCTAATATCAATACCGAAAATGCAGGTAAAACAGGCTATGATGCAGATAAGCTAAATGTTGCGCTTACTGATATTAAAGCTGCTGTCGCAAAGGCTGGAGAAGGGGTTAATGAGGAAAAGGTGCGCCAAATTGTAACAGAAACCTTAGATCATTATGGGTTAACCAAGGCAGTAACACCTGATCAGATTAACCTTATTATCAATTTCGCGCTTAACCTCTCAAATAGTGGCGTGATTTCCAATGAAAACTTCACCAAAACGCTGAATGCTTTAAAGGATAGTATTGTTGAAAAGGCCGGATCTACCTTTAAAAATATCAACGTGAACTTTGATGCTACTGAAGCCTTAAAGACTGGACAGGGAATCCTTCAGCAAATTATTGATTTCTTTAGAGGATTGATTGACAGCCTAATGGGTAACTGA
- the femX_1 gene encoding UDP-N-acetylmuramoylpentapeptide-lysine N(6)-alanyltransferase MurM: protein MINVAFNSKIGISAQEHDQFVKQHQQVNLLQSSSWAAVKNQWQNERIGIFQGDNQVASMSLLIKPLPFGMTMIYIPRGPVMDYTNADLVAFTIKTLKAYGKKKRALLIKFDPMILLKQHQLGEKAPDNSKALTIIKHLKRFGAHWTGPTTKLSDTIQPRFQANCYTNADIEASFPKHTKRLMKDARQRGVIAYRGNQSDLHTFADLISLTEKRKGVALRNEAYFRQLMTTYGDNAYLHLAKVNLPEKLKNYELQLKAVEQELAQTQAHQKKRLARLTDQKQSLQRYLSEFKDFLDKYPDEVVIAGILSISYGNTMEMLYAGMNDDFKKFYPQYLLYPKVFMDAYHDDIAWANMGGIDGSFKDGLTAFKSNFSPTIEEFIGEFNLAISPFYHLANLLYKIRKQLKHRH, encoded by the coding sequence ATGATAAATGTAGCTTTTAATTCAAAAATCGGTATTTCAGCTCAAGAGCATGACCAATTTGTCAAACAGCACCAGCAGGTTAACCTCTTGCAGAGCAGCTCATGGGCAGCTGTTAAAAATCAGTGGCAAAATGAACGCATCGGTATTTTTCAGGGAGATAATCAGGTGGCTTCTATGTCCTTGCTGATTAAGCCTTTGCCGTTTGGTATGACGATGATTTATATTCCAAGAGGTCCAGTGATGGACTATACCAATGCTGATCTAGTGGCATTTACGATTAAAACCTTGAAGGCATATGGTAAGAAAAAAAGAGCTCTTTTGATTAAATTTGATCCTATGATTCTGCTAAAGCAGCATCAGCTTGGTGAGAAAGCACCTGATAATTCCAAGGCTCTGACCATTATTAAGCATTTAAAGCGATTTGGTGCCCATTGGACAGGCCCAACAACCAAGCTATCTGATACTATTCAGCCGCGTTTTCAAGCAAATTGTTACACTAATGCTGATATTGAAGCGTCCTTTCCTAAGCATACCAAGCGATTGATGAAGGATGCTAGGCAACGTGGCGTGATAGCTTATCGAGGTAATCAGTCTGATCTCCATACATTTGCTGACCTTATCTCTTTAACTGAAAAGAGAAAAGGAGTTGCTCTAAGAAACGAAGCTTATTTTAGACAGCTGATGACGACTTATGGCGACAATGCTTATTTGCATTTAGCAAAGGTTAATCTTCCAGAAAAACTCAAGAATTACGAGCTTCAGCTGAAAGCTGTTGAACAAGAGCTTGCTCAAACGCAAGCGCATCAAAAAAAGCGACTGGCTAGACTAACAGATCAAAAGCAATCGCTTCAGCGTTATCTATCAGAATTCAAGGACTTCTTGGATAAATATCCAGATGAGGTTGTCATTGCGGGCATTTTATCGATTTCATATGGCAACACGATGGAAATGCTCTATGCTGGCATGAATGATGACTTTAAAAAGTTTTATCCTCAGTACCTGCTTTATCCTAAAGTCTTTATGGATGCCTATCATGATGATATAGCTTGGGCGAATATGGGCGGCATTGATGGCTCCTTCAAGGACGGATTGACAGCATTTAAGTCCAATTTCAGTCCAACTATCGAAGAGTTTATTGGAGAATTCAACCTAGCAATCAGTCCTTTTTATCACTTGGCTAATTTGCTATATAAGATCAGAAAGCAATTAAAGCACAGGCACTAA
- the ffh gene encoding signal recognition particle protein: MAFESLTQRLQDVFKHIRGKKTLSEADVQEVTKEIRLALLEADVALPVVKTFIKRIRERAVGHEIIDTLDPTQQILKIVNEELTGILGSETAELDKSPKIPTVIMMVGLQGAGKTTFAGKLANKLIKEENARPLMIAADIYRPAAIDQLKTLGQQINVPVFDMGTNHSAVDIVANGLAQAKENRHDYVLIDTAGRLQIDEKLMGELREVKALAKPNEILLVVDSMIGQEAANVAYEFNNQLDITGVVLTKIDGDTRGGAALSIREITGKPIKFTGTGEKITDIETFHPDRMSSRILGMGDLLTLIEKASQEYDEKKSLELAAKMRENTFDFNDFIEQLDQVQNMGPMEDLLKMIPGMATNPALANIKVDDKQIARKRAIVSSMTPEEREQPELLTPSRRRRIAAGSGNSFVEVNKFIKDFNQAKAMMQGVMSGDMTKMMKQMGINPNNLPKNMPNMPGGMPDMSALEGMMGQGGLPDMSALGGDMDMSQLFGGGLKGKIGQFAMKQAMKRQANKIKKAKKKRK, encoded by the coding sequence ATGGCATTTGAAAGCCTAACCCAACGTTTACAGGACGTTTTTAAGCACATTCGTGGTAAAAAAACCTTATCTGAAGCCGATGTTCAGGAAGTGACCAAGGAGATTCGTCTAGCCTTATTAGAGGCAGATGTTGCACTTCCAGTTGTTAAGACCTTTATCAAGCGTATACGTGAGCGAGCTGTTGGCCACGAAATTATTGATACCCTTGATCCAACGCAACAAATACTTAAAATTGTTAATGAGGAATTAACTGGTATCTTAGGATCAGAAACCGCGGAGCTTGATAAATCACCTAAAATCCCTACTGTCATCATGATGGTGGGCTTGCAGGGAGCTGGTAAAACGACCTTTGCAGGAAAATTAGCCAATAAGCTCATCAAGGAAGAAAATGCTCGTCCATTGATGATTGCAGCAGACATCTATCGTCCGGCTGCTATTGACCAGTTGAAAACCTTGGGACAGCAAATAAATGTTCCTGTTTTTGATATGGGGACAAATCATTCAGCAGTTGATATTGTTGCCAATGGTTTGGCACAGGCAAAAGAGAACCGTCATGACTATGTTTTGATTGATACGGCAGGACGGTTACAAATTGATGAGAAACTAATGGGCGAGCTTCGTGAGGTTAAAGCACTAGCTAAACCAAACGAAATCCTTCTTGTTGTTGACAGCATGATCGGACAAGAAGCTGCCAACGTTGCCTATGAATTTAACAATCAGCTCGATATCACTGGAGTAGTGTTAACAAAGATTGACGGTGATACTCGTGGTGGTGCGGCCCTTTCTATACGTGAAATAACTGGTAAGCCAATCAAATTTACCGGAACTGGTGAAAAAATCACCGATATTGAAACCTTCCATCCAGACCGTATGTCAAGTCGTATCTTGGGAATGGGAGACCTTCTTACCTTGATCGAAAAAGCAAGTCAGGAATATGATGAGAAAAAATCATTAGAGCTTGCCGCAAAAATGCGTGAGAATACCTTTGATTTTAATGACTTTATCGAGCAATTAGACCAAGTGCAAAACATGGGGCCAATGGAAGATCTGTTAAAAATGATTCCAGGTATGGCAACTAATCCTGCTCTAGCCAATATTAAGGTTGACGACAAGCAAATTGCTCGCAAGCGTGCTATCGTTTCTTCTATGACACCTGAGGAGCGTGAGCAGCCAGAGCTTTTAACACCAAGTCGCCGCCGTCGCATTGCAGCTGGATCAGGTAATAGTTTCGTTGAAGTCAACAAATTTATTAAAGATTTTAACCAAGCCAAAGCCATGATGCAGGGTGTCATGTCAGGTGATATGACTAAAATGATGAAACAAATGGGAATCAACCCTAATAACCTCCCTAAAAACATGCCAAATATGCCAGGAGGCATGCCTGATATGTCTGCCCTTGAAGGAATGATGGGGCAAGGTGGTTTACCTGACATGTCTGCATTGGGTGGTGATATGGATATGAGCCAGCTCTTTGGAGGTGGTCTAAAGGGTAAGATTGGTCAATTTGCCATGAAGCAGGCCATGAAGCGTCAAGCTAATAAGATTAAAAAGGCCAAGAAAAAACGAAAATAG
- a CDS encoding putative DNA-binding protein: MKIMEIEKTNRMNALFEFYAALLTDKQMNYIELYYADDYSLAEIAEEFGVSRQAVYDNIKRTEKILEAYEMKLHMYSDYIVRSEIFDDILAKYPSDHYLRDKISILTSIDNRD, from the coding sequence ATGAAGATTATGGAAATTGAAAAAACAAACCGAATGAATGCTCTTTTTGAATTTTATGCTGCCTTATTGACTGATAAACAGATGAACTATATCGAGCTCTATTACGCTGATGATTATAGTCTGGCTGAAATTGCTGAAGAATTCGGTGTCAGCCGCCAAGCAGTTTATGATAATATTAAGCGCACTGAAAAAATTCTGGAAGCCTATGAAATGAAGCTTCATATGTATTCAGATTATATTGTACGTAGTGAAATATTTGATGATATTCTTGCAAAATATCCCAGTGACCACTATTTACGTGACAAAATTTCCATTTTAACTAGTATTGACAACAGAGATTAA
- the yvoA_3 gene encoding GntR family transcriptional regulator, producing MLPAYIKIHDAIKKDIEKEVWTIGSRLPSERDLAEHFEVSRMTLRQAITLLVEEGILERRVGSGTYVASHRVQERMRGTTSFTEIVNSQGRKPSSKLISYQRQLASDTEINQLHLEESDYVIRMERIRYADKVPLVYEVASIPEKFIKNVKKTDITEHFFQTLTSNGYEIGKSQQTIYAKIASERVASYLEVAKGHAILALTQVSFFTDGRPFEYVRSQYVGDRFEFYLENN from the coding sequence ATGCTGCCAGCTTATATAAAAATTCATGACGCTATTAAAAAAGACATCGAAAAAGAAGTTTGGACTATTGGTAGTCGCCTGCCAAGCGAACGAGATTTAGCAGAACATTTTGAGGTCAGTCGCATGACGTTGCGTCAGGCAATAACACTGCTTGTAGAGGAGGGAATTCTAGAAAGGCGTGTTGGTAGTGGTACTTATGTTGCCAGCCATCGCGTACAAGAGAGAATGCGTGGGACCACTAGCTTTACAGAGATCGTGAATTCTCAGGGACGTAAGCCATCTTCAAAACTGATTTCCTATCAACGTCAGCTAGCAAGTGATACAGAAATAAATCAATTGCACTTAGAAGAATCAGATTACGTTATTCGAATGGAGCGCATTCGTTATGCAGATAAGGTTCCCTTAGTTTACGAGGTAGCATCTATTCCTGAGAAATTTATTAAAAATGTCAAAAAAACTGATATTACAGAGCACTTTTTCCAAACCCTAACCTCAAACGGTTATGAAATCGGCAAAAGTCAACAAACCATTTACGCGAAAATAGCCAGTGAGCGTGTCGCCTCTTATCTAGAGGTCGCTAAGGGGCATGCTATTTTAGCATTGACTCAGGTTTCCTTTTTTACAGACGGTAGGCCCTTTGAATATGTGCGTAGCCAATATGTAGGTGATCGCTTTGAATTTTATTTAGAAAATAATTAA
- the guaA gene encoding GMP synthase yields MTEISMLNDIQKIIVLDYGSQYNQLIARRIREFGVFSELKSHHITAQELRDINPIGIVLSGGPNSVYATDAFGIDPEIFELGIPILGICYGMQLITHTLGGKVVPAGQAGHREYGQSSLRLRSASALFAGTPDEQLVLMSHGDAVTEIPEGFHLVGDSNDCPYAAMENTKKRLYGIQFHPEVRHSVYGNDILKNFAISICGGRGDWSMDNFIDMQIAKIRETVGDRKVLLGLSGGVDSSVVGVLLQKAIGDQLTCIFVDHGLLRKNEGDQVMEMLGGRFGLNIIRVDASKRFLDLLAGVEDPEKKRKIIGNEFVYVFDDEASKLKGVDFLAQGTLYTDIIESGTETAQTIKSHHNVGGLPEDMQFELIEPLNTLFKDEVRALGTALGMPDEVVWRQPFPGPGLAIRVMGEITAEKLETVRESDAILREEIAKAGLERDVWQYFTVNTGVRSVGVMGDGRTYDYTIAIRAITSIDGMTADFAQLPWEVLKKISVRIVNEVDHVNRIVYDITSKPPATVEWE; encoded by the coding sequence ATGACTGAAATTTCAATGTTGAATGATATTCAAAAAATTATCGTTCTTGATTATGGTAGTCAGTACAATCAACTGATTGCAAGACGTATTCGGGAGTTTGGTGTTTTTTCTGAGCTCAAAAGCCATCACATCACTGCGCAAGAGCTTCGTGACATCAATCCAATCGGGATTGTCCTGTCTGGTGGGCCAAATTCTGTTTATGCAACTGATGCCTTTGGTATTGATCCTGAAATCTTTGAATTAGGGATTCCAATTTTAGGGATTTGCTATGGCATGCAGCTAATCACACATACCTTAGGAGGTAAGGTAGTCCCAGCTGGTCAAGCAGGTCACCGAGAATATGGTCAATCATCATTACGTTTACGTTCTGCATCAGCATTATTTGCGGGCACTCCAGATGAGCAGCTTGTTTTGATGAGTCATGGTGATGCTGTTACAGAAATCCCAGAGGGCTTTCATCTTGTAGGAGATTCTAACGATTGCCCTTACGCTGCTATGGAAAATACAAAAAAGAGGCTCTACGGTATCCAATTCCACCCAGAGGTAAGACACTCTGTCTATGGTAATGATATTTTGAAGAACTTTGCTATCTCTATCTGTGGTGGACGTGGTGATTGGTCAATGGATAATTTTATTGACATGCAAATTGCTAAAATTCGCGAAACAGTCGGAGATCGTAAGGTTTTGCTAGGTTTGTCTGGTGGTGTTGATTCTTCAGTTGTTGGTGTCCTTTTACAAAAAGCTATCGGAGATCAATTAACCTGTATCTTTGTTGACCATGGACTTCTTCGTAAAAATGAAGGTGACCAAGTTATGGAAATGCTTGGTGGAAGATTTGGTCTCAATATTATTCGTGTTGATGCCTCAAAGCGCTTTTTAGATCTTCTTGCAGGCGTTGAGGATCCTGAGAAAAAACGTAAAATTATCGGTAATGAGTTTGTTTACGTCTTTGATGACGAGGCTAGCAAGCTTAAGGGCGTTGACTTCCTTGCACAAGGAACGCTTTACACAGACATCATTGAATCTGGAACAGAAACTGCTCAAACGATAAAATCTCACCACAATGTTGGTGGTCTGCCAGAGGATATGCAGTTTGAATTAATCGAACCCCTCAATACACTCTTTAAGGATGAGGTTCGTGCTCTTGGTACGGCCCTTGGTATGCCAGATGAAGTCGTCTGGCGTCAGCCTTTCCCAGGCCCAGGCCTTGCCATTCGCGTCATGGGAGAGATCACAGCAGAAAAGCTTGAAACAGTTCGCGAGTCAGATGCTATCCTTCGAGAAGAAATTGCTAAAGCAGGACTTGAGCGTGATGTGTGGCAATATTTTACAGTTAACACAGGTGTTCGTTCCGTCGGAGTTATGGGAGATGGTCGCACCTATGACTATACCATCGCTATTCGTGCTATCACCTCAATTGATGGTATGACAGCAGACTTTGCCCAATTGCCTTGGGAAGTTCTAAAGAAAATCTCAGTTCGAATTGTCAATGAAGTCGACCACGTTAATCGCATTGTCTACGACATCACCAGCAAACCACCAGCAACCGTTGAGTGGGAGTGA
- a CDS encoding phage repressor-like protein — protein MFSGIQLKTARLSRHISQEQLGQLLGVNKMTISNWEKEKNRPNQKHFEELVSIFQLPAEYFYQENRLLLPYSQLSASNKEKVISYSESLLEQKEKIIALPAKKKTLYPYRVYERLSAGTGYSYFGDGNFDVVFYDEQLDYDFASWVFGDSMEPTYLNGEVVLIKQDSFDYDGAIYAVEWEEQTYIKKVYREENGLRLVSLNKKYPDKFASFDDNPRIIGKIIANFMPLDV, from the coding sequence ATGTTTTCTGGTATTCAATTAAAAACAGCACGTTTATCAAGGCATATTAGCCAAGAACAGCTAGGACAGCTTTTAGGAGTTAATAAAATGACTATTTCCAATTGGGAAAAGGAGAAAAATAGACCAAATCAAAAGCATTTTGAAGAGCTTGTGAGCATTTTTCAATTACCTGCTGAGTACTTTTATCAAGAAAATCGTCTTTTACTTCCCTATAGTCAGTTAAGCGCCTCTAATAAAGAAAAAGTTATCAGCTATTCTGAGAGCTTACTTGAACAAAAAGAAAAAATAATTGCTTTACCAGCTAAGAAAAAGACACTTTACCCTTATCGTGTTTATGAAAGGTTGTCTGCAGGGACTGGCTATTCTTACTTTGGTGATGGTAATTTTGATGTTGTCTTTTACGATGAGCAGTTAGATTATGATTTTGCTTCATGGGTTTTTGGTGACTCCATGGAGCCAACCTATTTGAATGGCGAGGTTGTTCTCATCAAACAGGATAGCTTTGATTATGACGGTGCTATCTATGCTGTTGAGTGGGAAGAACAAACCTATATCAAAAAAGTATATCGTGAAGAAAATGGTCTGCGTTTGGTTTCATTGAACAAAAAATACCCTGATAAATTCGCTTCCTTTGATGACAATCCGCGTATTATTGGAAAAATCATTGCCAACTTTATGCCCTTAGATGTATAA
- a CDS encoding GtrA-like protein — translation MLSKQKLSLEISHYLISGLLTTILYFVFRYVIYSWLHQATISAGFANIIAIIAAFLMNDSYVFKQTSEKRLFRFAMFFLARVVTLGLDMLLAYLLVEKYPEVIGSLVEHDSESINSVESILSQAIMISLNFIVSKYYIFKQHRSR, via the coding sequence ATGCTTAGCAAACAAAAATTATCACTTGAAATCAGTCATTACCTGATATCTGGTCTTCTAACAACCATTCTTTATTTTGTTTTTCGGTATGTCATCTATTCATGGTTACATCAGGCCACCATATCAGCAGGCTTTGCCAATATTATAGCGATCATAGCTGCCTTCTTGATGAACGATAGCTATGTTTTTAAGCAAACTTCTGAAAAACGCTTGTTTAGATTTGCCATGTTTTTCCTAGCTAGAGTAGTAACATTAGGCTTAGATATGCTATTAGCCTATTTATTAGTCGAAAAATACCCAGAGGTCATTGGAAGCCTTGTTGAACATGATTCTGAAAGCATTAATTCTGTTGAAAGCATTTTGAGCCAAGCCATAATGATTAGCTTGAATTTTATTGTTAGTAAATACTATATTTTTAAGCAGCATCGTAGCAGATAA
- the xerS_1 gene encoding site-specific tyrosine recombinase XerS produces the protein MKRDLLLTKIEEYKNIMPWYVLDYYQSKLSVPYSFTTLYEYLKEYKRFLSG, from the coding sequence ATGAAACGTGATTTACTACTTACTAAAATTGAAGAATACAAAAACATCATGCCTTGGTATGTCCTTGATTATTATCAATCTAAGCTATCTGTTCCTTATAGCTTTACGACCTTGTACGAATACCTGAAAGAATACAAACGCTTTTTGAGTGGTTAA